In Accipiter gentilis chromosome 18, bAccGen1.1, whole genome shotgun sequence, the following are encoded in one genomic region:
- the SSTR3 gene encoding somatostatin receptor type 3 isoform X1, with amino-acid sequence MPTHYQSEAKVPHQFLPMQVLPKQPAEQTQPRLLTDPARTLPPALFPASAMDSSAFSLPTPAVSEEGNASGSWAGFTTPNGSTTASPGVVVSGVLIPLVYLIVCVVGLAGNSLVIYVVLRHSVSESVTNVYILNLALADELFMLGLPFLAAQNALSYWPFGSFMCRLVMAVDAINQFTSIFCLTVMSVDRYLAVVHPGKSSKWRTARVAKAVSATVWVLSSVVVLPVVVFSDVPLGMSTCHIQWPEPASVWRAGFIVYTATLGFFGPLLVICLCYLLIVVKVRSSGRRVRALSSKHKLSERRVTRMVVAVVAVFILCWLPFYVLNIINVVCPLPEEPSLFGVYFLVVVLPYANSCANPIIYGFLSYRFKQGFRRAILRPSRRVQSQDVPACPPEKTDDEEEEGEISKITQNGNDRQEHPLSSREGESNEQKPLPEEPVGCEKSNKLHVSYL; translated from the exons ATGCCAACACACTACCAGTCTGAGGCCAAGGTTCCTCATCAATTCCTACCTATGCAGGTGTTGCCAAAGCAGCCAGCAGAGCAGACCCAACCCAG ATTGCTAACTGATCCTGCAAGGACGCTGCCCCCtgccctcttccctgcctctgctATGGACTCTTCTGCTTTCAGCCTCCCCACGCCAGCAGTGTCGGAGGAGGGGAATGCCTCTGGCAGCTGGGCAGGCTTCACCACCCCCAACGGCTCCACCACCGCCAGCCCTGGTGTGGTCGTCAGCGGTGTCCTCATCCCCCTGGTCTACCTCATTGTCTGCGTGGTGGGGCTGGCTGGGAATTCTCTGGTCATTTATGTGGTCCTGCGGCACTCTGTGAGCGAGTCGGTGACCAACGTCTACATCTTGAACCTGGCCCTAGCTGATGAGCTCTTCATGCTGGGCCTGCCATTCCTGGCTGCCCAAAATGCCCTGTCCTACTGGCCATTTGGGTCTTTCATGTGCCGCCTGGTGATGGCTGTGGATGCCATCAACCAGTTCACCAGCATCTTCTGCCTGACGGTGATGAGTGTTGATCGCTACCTGGCCGTGGTCCACCCAGGGAAGTCCTCCAAATGGCGGACAGCACGGGTGGCCAAGGCTGTGAGTGCAACTGTGTGGGTGCTGTCTTCCGTAGTGGTGCTGCCCGTGGTCGTCTTCTCAGATGTCCCTTTAGGGATGAGCACATGCCACATCCAGTGGCCAGAGCCTGCCTCGGTGTGGAGAGCTGGCTTCATCGTCTACACTGCCACCTTGGGCTTCTTTGGGCCGCTGCTGGTGATTTGTCTCTGCTATCTTCTTATCGTTGTGAAGGTTCGTTCCTCTGGCAGGCGGGTGAGGGCTCTGTCCTCCAAGCACAAGCTTTCCGAGCGCAGAGTGACCCGCATGGTGGTGGCTGTTGTGGCTGTCTTCATCCTTTGCTGGCTCCCCTTCTACGTCCTCAACATAATCAATGTTGTCTGCCCACTGCCAGAGGAACCGTCCCTCTTTGGTGTCTACTTCCTTGTGGTGGTTTTGCCATATGCCAACAGCTGTGCCAATCCTATCATCTATGGCTTCCTCTCCTACCGCTTCAAGCAGGGCTTCCGTAGGGCCATCCTCAGGCCATCTCGCCGAGTCCAAAGCCAGGACGTGCCAGCATGCCCCCCAGAGAAGactgatgatgaagaggaagagggtGAGATCAGCAAGATCACCCAGAATGGTAATGACAGGCAGGAGCACCCTCTAAGCAGTAGGGAAGGAGAAAGCAATGAGCAAAAACCACTCCCCGAGGAGCCTGTGGGGTGTGAAAAGAGCAACAAGTTGCATGTCAGTTATTTATGA
- the SSTR3 gene encoding somatostatin receptor type 3 isoform X2 has product MDSSAFSLPTPAVSEEGNASGSWAGFTTPNGSTTASPGVVVSGVLIPLVYLIVCVVGLAGNSLVIYVVLRHSVSESVTNVYILNLALADELFMLGLPFLAAQNALSYWPFGSFMCRLVMAVDAINQFTSIFCLTVMSVDRYLAVVHPGKSSKWRTARVAKAVSATVWVLSSVVVLPVVVFSDVPLGMSTCHIQWPEPASVWRAGFIVYTATLGFFGPLLVICLCYLLIVVKVRSSGRRVRALSSKHKLSERRVTRMVVAVVAVFILCWLPFYVLNIINVVCPLPEEPSLFGVYFLVVVLPYANSCANPIIYGFLSYRFKQGFRRAILRPSRRVQSQDVPACPPEKTDDEEEEGEISKITQNGNDRQEHPLSSREGESNEQKPLPEEPVGCEKSNKLHVSYL; this is encoded by the coding sequence ATGGACTCTTCTGCTTTCAGCCTCCCCACGCCAGCAGTGTCGGAGGAGGGGAATGCCTCTGGCAGCTGGGCAGGCTTCACCACCCCCAACGGCTCCACCACCGCCAGCCCTGGTGTGGTCGTCAGCGGTGTCCTCATCCCCCTGGTCTACCTCATTGTCTGCGTGGTGGGGCTGGCTGGGAATTCTCTGGTCATTTATGTGGTCCTGCGGCACTCTGTGAGCGAGTCGGTGACCAACGTCTACATCTTGAACCTGGCCCTAGCTGATGAGCTCTTCATGCTGGGCCTGCCATTCCTGGCTGCCCAAAATGCCCTGTCCTACTGGCCATTTGGGTCTTTCATGTGCCGCCTGGTGATGGCTGTGGATGCCATCAACCAGTTCACCAGCATCTTCTGCCTGACGGTGATGAGTGTTGATCGCTACCTGGCCGTGGTCCACCCAGGGAAGTCCTCCAAATGGCGGACAGCACGGGTGGCCAAGGCTGTGAGTGCAACTGTGTGGGTGCTGTCTTCCGTAGTGGTGCTGCCCGTGGTCGTCTTCTCAGATGTCCCTTTAGGGATGAGCACATGCCACATCCAGTGGCCAGAGCCTGCCTCGGTGTGGAGAGCTGGCTTCATCGTCTACACTGCCACCTTGGGCTTCTTTGGGCCGCTGCTGGTGATTTGTCTCTGCTATCTTCTTATCGTTGTGAAGGTTCGTTCCTCTGGCAGGCGGGTGAGGGCTCTGTCCTCCAAGCACAAGCTTTCCGAGCGCAGAGTGACCCGCATGGTGGTGGCTGTTGTGGCTGTCTTCATCCTTTGCTGGCTCCCCTTCTACGTCCTCAACATAATCAATGTTGTCTGCCCACTGCCAGAGGAACCGTCCCTCTTTGGTGTCTACTTCCTTGTGGTGGTTTTGCCATATGCCAACAGCTGTGCCAATCCTATCATCTATGGCTTCCTCTCCTACCGCTTCAAGCAGGGCTTCCGTAGGGCCATCCTCAGGCCATCTCGCCGAGTCCAAAGCCAGGACGTGCCAGCATGCCCCCCAGAGAAGactgatgatgaagaggaagagggtGAGATCAGCAAGATCACCCAGAATGGTAATGACAGGCAGGAGCACCCTCTAAGCAGTAGGGAAGGAGAAAGCAATGAGCAAAAACCACTCCCCGAGGAGCCTGTGGGGTGTGAAAAGAGCAACAAGTTGCATGTCAGTTATTTATGA